The genomic stretch GTGCCACAGGTATGTAAGGCCTTGTGCCGAGCTTTCCCAACAGCGATTCTCATGGCTGTGGTCAGAATGCTGCAATAGGACACCAAAAGAAGGCTGACATCGATTGTACTGATCAAGATCCGGACCATGAGGCCCACAGCTTGCTGCTTGGAGGTATCTCCACAGGCTAAGCTCAGTAGCCCCATATTCTCACAAACAAAATTTAGAATGATGTTTGAACTACAGAAACAGGCTTTGGAAGTTAAAATAACCATCGGAGGAACAAGAAATGCACTCCGTGCCATGCCAATGATGGCCAACTGAACCAGCAAACGTTTGGTCATGATATCATTGTACCGTAAAGGTCTACAAACAGCTACAAACCTGTCCAGGGCCATAAAAATTATGACACCTGATTCGAAGATAGCCATGAAGTAAACATAGGACATCTGGGTGAGGCAACCGGCCAAGGTGATTTGGTTCATCTCAAAAGCCAAACCAAGAAGAAATTTTGGCAATACGGAAGTTGTGGAGGAAATATTGACTGCGAAGAGGAGGGACATGAGGTAGTACATGGGTGACTGCAGACTCGGCTCAACAAAGACGCGATAGATGATGAGAATGTTTCCAGACAAGATTGTTGCATACGCCAGAGTAAATGGGATCAGTAACAATTTCCTTTGCTTCACAATCCCGGGAAACCCAAGAAGGATAAATTCCGTGTAAGAAACGAGAGTCTGGTTTTGAGTCAAATCTTCCATTGTCCTAattctttcatattaacattgattcatatagaaaaaaacaaaagcaacatAATTTATATAACTAATATGCAACACACCATCAAGTGTCAGGGAgcatgcacacatccaattttgattggtcaatcattggCCAACTGTACCACTTCACTGTAGTTTGAATCGATACTTGCACAATCTCTT from Hyperolius riggenbachi isolate aHypRig1 chromosome 2, aHypRig1.pri, whole genome shotgun sequence encodes the following:
- the LOC137544604 gene encoding olfactory receptor 52K2-like, whose amino-acid sequence is MEDLTQNQTLVSYTEFILLGFPGIVKQRKLLLIPFTLAYATILSGNILIIYRVFVEPSLQSPMYYLMSLLFAVNISSTTSVLPKFLLGLAFEMNQITLAGCLTQMSYVYFMAIFESGVIIFMALDRFVAVCRPLRYNDIMTKRLLVQLAIIGMARSAFLVPPMVILTSKACFCSSNIILNFVCENMGLLSLACGDTSKQQAVGLMVRILISTIDVSLLLVSYCSILTTAMRIAVGKARHKALHTCGTHISVAMTIHLSALLSSIVYRMRTHISYDIQNLFNALYLLVPAMLNPFIYGLGVKEIRRCLAKSWKNWYMILLPMHIQVSKTLSSDGQFK